A single Tenacibaculum sp. Bg11-29 DNA region contains:
- a CDS encoding BatA domain-containing protein, translating into MQFKHPEILYFLSLLIIPIIVHLFQLQRFVKVPFTNVAFLKKLVLQTRKSSHIKKWLILATRLLLLAALILAFSQPYFSNHKINEQQHFSLYLDNSLSTNTDGEKGNLLQVASQEIIENTSDKANYSLLTNNSYHKNKTASELKEILLKIKNTSKKTDLKNILLKIQNENKSNSFSKSILISDFQNIKNEDIRNLPKNISLVKLSPQQKNNLSIDSVFVHDNGTTNFEVNIIVKNQGIGQKNIPIAIYNETKLINKQVFSITENTTKKVVFSIIKTPTFLGKIELNFKDTYSFDNSFFFAINTNSKINVLSIGKNASFLNRIYSKNEFNFKRSNIQNLNYNLIQKQHLIVLNEIKTIPEILTKSLIEYVKNGGKLILIPHKNIGILSYNNLLNKLRIGKIVSNRDNELKITTINYNHPLLNNVFEKRVRNFQYPFVKSSYISTLKNASTIVSFENKQPFIQQINVSYSSIYWIASSLEKENSNFINSPLIVPVFYNIGKQSLRLSKLYYTLNNHNSIAINKQLGKDEIVTISNTQTSFIPLQQTLQNSVKITTTNKPIEAGFYQIKKQKNVLKNIAFNYPTNESLLSYLDTSTIKPKTFSTSVKETLKNINDTHKIQWLWKWFLVLAIVSLLIEILILKFFKP; encoded by the coding sequence ATGCAATTTAAACATCCTGAAATTTTATACTTCTTAAGTCTCTTAATAATCCCTATAATAGTTCACTTATTTCAATTACAACGATTTGTTAAAGTTCCGTTTACCAATGTTGCATTTTTAAAGAAATTAGTATTACAAACGCGTAAAAGTTCACACATAAAAAAATGGTTAATTTTAGCTACTCGTTTACTATTACTCGCTGCTTTAATACTAGCTTTTTCTCAACCTTATTTTAGTAATCACAAAATAAATGAGCAACAACATTTTTCACTATATTTAGACAATTCGTTAAGTACAAATACTGATGGTGAAAAAGGAAACTTACTACAAGTAGCTTCGCAAGAAATTATCGAAAACACATCAGATAAGGCTAATTATTCTTTACTTACCAACAATAGCTATCATAAAAACAAAACAGCTTCTGAGTTAAAAGAAATTTTATTAAAAATAAAAAACACTTCAAAAAAAACAGATTTAAAAAATATTCTTTTAAAAATACAGAACGAAAACAAATCAAATTCATTTTCTAAAAGCATTCTAATTTCTGATTTTCAAAACATTAAAAATGAAGACATCCGTAATTTACCTAAAAATATATCTTTAGTAAAATTAAGTCCTCAACAAAAAAACAACCTTTCTATTGACAGTGTTTTTGTGCATGATAATGGCACTACTAATTTCGAAGTAAACATTATTGTAAAAAACCAAGGAATAGGACAAAAAAACATACCAATTGCGATTTATAACGAAACCAAACTAATTAATAAACAAGTATTTTCTATTACCGAAAACACGACCAAAAAAGTTGTTTTTTCAATTATAAAAACACCTACTTTTTTAGGTAAAATTGAACTAAATTTTAAAGACACTTATAGTTTTGATAACTCTTTCTTTTTTGCAATTAACACTAATTCTAAAATTAACGTATTAAGTATCGGTAAAAACGCTAGCTTTTTAAACAGAATTTATAGTAAAAATGAATTTAATTTTAAAAGATCAAACATTCAAAATTTAAATTATAATTTAATTCAAAAACAACACCTTATTGTTTTAAATGAAATTAAAACAATTCCAGAAATACTTACTAAAAGCTTAATTGAATATGTTAAAAACGGAGGTAAACTTATTTTAATTCCACATAAAAACATAGGTATATTGTCTTATAACAATTTACTAAACAAACTTAGAATAGGTAAAATAGTATCCAATAGAGACAATGAATTAAAAATTACAACTATTAATTATAATCATCCTCTTTTAAATAACGTTTTTGAAAAAAGAGTTCGTAATTTTCAATATCCATTTGTAAAGAGCTCTTATATTTCTACATTAAAAAATGCAAGTACTATTGTTTCTTTCGAAAACAAACAACCTTTTATACAACAAATAAATGTCTCTTATTCTTCTATATACTGGATAGCTAGCTCTCTTGAAAAAGAGAATAGTAATTTTATAAACTCCCCTTTAATAGTTCCTGTTTTTTATAATATAGGTAAACAAAGTTTACGCCTTTCAAAACTCTATTACACTTTAAATAATCATAATAGTATTGCTATAAATAAACAATTAGGAAAAGATGAAATAGTAACAATTTCAAATACACAAACATCATTTATTCCGTTACAGCAAACACTTCAAAACAGTGTAAAAATCACAACAACTAACAAACCAATAGAAGCAGGATTTTATCAAATAAAAAAACAAAAAAACGTACTAAAAAACATCGCTTTTAATTACCCGACAAACGAAAGTTTATTAAGTTATTTAGACACTTCAACCATTAAACCTAAAACCTTTTCTACTTCCGTTAAAGAGACACTAAAAAATATTAATGATACGCATAAAATTCAATGGCTTTGGAAATGGTTTTTAGTTTTAGCCATTGTATCTTTGCTTATAGAAATTTTGATCTTAAAATTCTTTAAACCATGA
- a CDS encoding carboxypeptidase-like regulatory domain-containing protein — translation MKNQFSLEINRPCSEKFNQFATTELGGLCNSCEKEVIDFSKMTSQEVISYFKNNNTKNTCGQFKKQQLTTYAPKPQLKRKYNFIKAFGFALLSFLTFNTANAQKGNPSPEKNTINIKNLQGNITVKGNVGDESGDLPGVNILLQGTNIGVETDFDGDFTFPKTLKKGDVLIFSFVGMESQKVTIQDTKSAANINLKVSMKIDSCMLLGKVAVKKVYSSKNK, via the coding sequence ATGAAAAATCAGTTTAGTTTAGAAATCAACAGACCATGTTCTGAAAAATTTAATCAATTTGCAACTACAGAATTGGGTGGACTTTGTAATTCGTGTGAAAAAGAAGTAATCGACTTTTCTAAAATGACCTCACAAGAAGTTATTAGTTACTTTAAGAACAACAACACTAAAAACACTTGTGGCCAGTTTAAAAAACAACAATTAACTACGTATGCTCCAAAACCACAATTAAAAAGAAAATATAACTTTATAAAAGCTTTTGGTTTTGCATTGCTTTCGTTCCTTACATTTAATACTGCTAATGCTCAAAAAGGAAATCCATCTCCTGAAAAGAATACCATTAACATAAAAAACCTTCAAGGAAATATAACTGTAAAAGGAAATGTTGGTGATGAATCAGGAGATTTACCTGGTGTAAATATTCTCTTACAAGGAACTAATATTGGAGTAGAAACAGATTTTGATGGCGATTTCACTTTTCCTAAAACGCTAAAAAAAGGAGATGTTTTAATTTTTAGTTTTGTAGGTATGGAATCTCAAAAAGTAACAATTCAAGACACTAAATCTGCAGCTAATATCAATTTAAAAGTCAGTATGAAAATTGATTCTTGTATGTTGTTAGGTAAAGTAGCTGTTAAAAAAGTATACAGCTCTAAAAATAAATAA
- the rlmF gene encoding 23S rRNA (adenine(1618)-N(6))-methyltransferase RlmF gives MEKKKGLHEKNKHNNGYDFKFLKEKYPKITEFVIEKFDKETIDFSDPLAVKEFNRALLAAHYNIKHWNFSDDNLCPPIPGRVDYIHHLADLIGKEENVKVLDIGTGASCVYPLLGTAEYNWDFVATDIDLDSLDFAQDIIDDNDLDVKIKLRQQFAEEHVLKGIIEEGDSFMVTMCNPPFYKSAEEARGANRRKTRNLGNNAVRNFAGNSNELWYVGGEKAFLHTYLYESSLHPAVSKWFTSLVSKKENVMSLEKSAKKLKVAEFKVIPMSQGNKVTRIVCWRF, from the coding sequence ATGGAAAAGAAAAAAGGATTACACGAGAAGAACAAGCACAATAATGGATATGATTTTAAATTTTTAAAAGAAAAGTACCCAAAAATTACTGAGTTTGTAATAGAGAAATTTGATAAGGAAACAATTGATTTTTCTGACCCTTTAGCGGTAAAAGAGTTTAATAGAGCATTGTTGGCTGCTCATTATAATATTAAGCATTGGAATTTTTCAGACGATAATTTATGTCCTCCAATTCCTGGAAGAGTAGATTATATACATCACTTAGCAGATTTAATAGGTAAAGAAGAGAATGTAAAAGTTTTAGATATTGGTACAGGAGCAAGTTGTGTGTATCCTTTATTAGGAACTGCTGAATATAATTGGGATTTTGTAGCTACTGATATTGATTTAGATTCGTTAGATTTTGCTCAAGATATTATTGATGATAATGATTTAGATGTAAAAATTAAATTAAGGCAACAGTTTGCAGAAGAGCATGTTTTAAAAGGTATTATTGAAGAGGGAGATTCTTTTATGGTAACGATGTGTAATCCGCCATTTTATAAGTCGGCAGAAGAAGCAAGAGGCGCAAATCGAAGGAAAACTAGAAATTTAGGAAATAATGCCGTTCGTAATTTTGCAGGAAATTCAAATGAATTATGGTATGTAGGAGGTGAAAAAGCTTTTTTACATACTTATTTGTATGAAAGTTCACTTCACCCCGCGGTAAGTAAGTGGTTTACAAGTTTAGTGTCAAAAAAAGAAAATGTAATGAGCTTAGAAAAGTCTGCGAAAAAATTAAAAGTAGCAGAATTTAAAGTAATTCCAATGAGTCAAGGTAATAAGGTAACACGTATTGTGTGTTGGCGGTTTTAA
- a CDS encoding class I SAM-dependent methyltransferase, which translates to MTTNESDCNNPAKIDYQEHWNTAYTKNTTEKLGWFEESSKETLGLIKKTALNKKAKILVGVGSSMLIDELLAEGYTSLIASDLSEKALNGLEKRLAENASKATFIADNIINSEKLQSLNNVNLWLDRAVFALNGAEKCCGLELQRYNTAKLQDKLGEEFKLIDKFNYGFINPYRSERPYIYTLFQRKNK; encoded by the coding sequence ATGACTACAAATGAGAGTGATTGTAATAATCCAGCAAAAATTGATTATCAAGAGCACTGGAATACAGCATATACCAAAAATACAACAGAAAAATTAGGATGGTTTGAAGAGTCTTCAAAAGAAACACTCGGTTTAATAAAGAAGACAGCACTAAATAAAAAAGCTAAAATTTTAGTAGGCGTTGGTTCATCGATGTTAATAGATGAATTGTTAGCTGAGGGATACACAAGTTTGATAGCCAGCGATTTATCTGAAAAAGCACTTAACGGTTTAGAAAAAAGATTAGCTGAGAACGCATCAAAAGCAACTTTTATAGCTGATAATATAATAAATTCTGAAAAGTTACAGTCTTTAAATAATGTTAATTTATGGTTAGATAGAGCAGTCTTTGCATTAAATGGAGCTGAAAAATGTTGTGGTTTAGAGCTACAACGATATAATACAGCAAAACTGCAAGATAAATTAGGCGAAGAATTTAAGTTAATTGATAAATTTAATTACGGATTTATTAATCCGTATAGATCAGAAAGACCTTATATTTACACTCTGTTCCAAAGAAAAAATAAGTAG
- a CDS encoding transglutaminase domain-containing protein — translation MRNSIFFSLVLYFNLANAQISDFKEIDFTRADNIAKLNKGESLKNLPLLCYKLTHKLATKVEKFRAIYTWVSMNVKGDSKMHKKVSKMREKLKNDSISLVKWNREYKKTVFKNLVNRKKTMCTGYAYLIKEMANIIDIDCKIIDGYGRTSSSNVETLEAPNHSWNAAKIDNKWYLCDATWSSGYMNEYDSFITNYNTGYFLTDPVLFSKNHYPVLKKWLLKSAQTSTNFVNSPIIYGEIFKHKIKIVTPKEMKLTKVKKGVINFKLNSLENISSKKISLICFHGEKEQNLKIYDLKKEQNKVAFKYQFKWKGYYDIHVKINNDIIASYTVIVDK, via the coding sequence ATGAGAAATAGCATCTTTTTTTCACTTGTATTATACTTCAATTTAGCCAATGCTCAAATATCAGATTTTAAAGAGATTGACTTTACAAGAGCGGATAATATAGCAAAACTCAACAAAGGTGAAAGTTTAAAAAACCTTCCACTTCTTTGCTATAAATTAACACATAAATTAGCTACAAAAGTTGAAAAATTTAGAGCTATATACACATGGGTTTCTATGAATGTAAAAGGTGATAGCAAAATGCACAAAAAAGTAAGTAAAATGCGTGAAAAACTAAAGAACGATAGTATTTCTTTAGTTAAATGGAATAGAGAATACAAAAAAACAGTATTTAAAAATTTAGTAAATCGTAAAAAGACAATGTGTACTGGCTATGCCTATCTCATTAAAGAAATGGCAAATATTATAGATATTGATTGTAAAATTATTGATGGCTATGGAAGAACTTCGTCTTCTAATGTAGAAACACTAGAAGCACCAAATCATTCTTGGAATGCAGCAAAAATAGATAACAAATGGTATTTATGTGACGCTACTTGGTCTAGTGGCTATATGAATGAATATGATTCTTTTATTACTAATTATAATACGGGCTATTTTTTAACCGACCCCGTATTATTTTCAAAAAACCACTACCCTGTTCTTAAAAAATGGCTGTTAAAATCAGCACAAACAAGCACAAATTTTGTTAACTCACCTATTATTTATGGAGAAATATTTAAACATAAAATAAAAATAGTAACTCCAAAAGAAATGAAATTAACAAAAGTTAAAAAAGGAGTAATTAACTTTAAACTAAACTCATTAGAAAACATTTCTTCAAAAAAAATTTCATTAATTTGTTTTCATGGTGAAAAAGAACAAAATTTAAAAATATATGATTTGAAAAAAGAACAAAATAAAGTTGCGTTTAAATATCAATTTAAATGGAAAGGATACTATGATATACATGTGAAAATTAATAATGATATTATTGCTAGCTATACCGTAATTGTTGATAAATAA
- a CDS encoding phosphotransferase — MKTAPSISSIISPGYIAHFVISNYSFDDSTTCNLLRTGINHTYLVTVTNKKFIFRIYHLNWRTENEINEELKLLDFLKDNKLLVSYPIKDKHDKYVQHLQAIEGNRFGVLFSYAEGETIRKPSEKVCFNFGLAMAKLHQLTINKKTTRKIHNADSLVGWAIKKVISKFPESINEIAYFKRAYKIISSEFENTNNLRKGIVHLDLWHDNMKVKNETEVTMFDFDNCGDGLLCLDIGYSLMLFYRNDPNKERFLKRKNSFLNGYESITEISNEEKKLIPFGGLAIWLHYTGQHVQRFNDFANHFLSDEFLKYWIDTVDKWMRFNDIKI, encoded by the coding sequence ACTTTGTAATTAGTAATTATAGTTTTGATGATAGTACAACTTGCAATTTATTAAGAACAGGTATTAATCACACCTACTTAGTTACTGTAACTAACAAGAAGTTTATCTTTAGAATTTATCATCTTAACTGGCGAACTGAAAACGAAATTAATGAAGAACTTAAATTATTAGATTTTTTAAAAGATAATAAATTACTCGTTTCTTACCCTATAAAGGATAAACATGACAAATACGTTCAACACCTACAAGCTATAGAAGGTAATCGTTTTGGGGTGTTATTTTCTTATGCTGAAGGAGAAACCATCAGAAAACCATCGGAAAAAGTATGCTTTAATTTTGGTTTAGCCATGGCTAAACTACATCAACTAACTATTAACAAAAAAACAACTCGTAAAATTCACAATGCTGATTCTTTAGTTGGCTGGGCAATAAAAAAAGTAATTTCTAAGTTTCCTGAATCAATTAATGAAATAGCCTACTTTAAAAGAGCCTATAAAATTATCTCTTCAGAATTTGAAAATACAAATAACCTAAGAAAAGGAATTGTTCATCTCGATTTATGGCACGATAACATGAAAGTAAAAAACGAAACTGAAGTTACAATGTTCGATTTTGATAATTGCGGAGATGGTTTATTATGCTTAGATATCGGTTACTCTCTAATGTTATTTTATCGAAATGACCCTAATAAAGAACGCTTTTTGAAAAGGAAAAACTCATTTTTAAATGGTTATGAATCTATCACAGAAATATCTAATGAAGAAAAAAAACTAATTCCTTTTGGTGGGTTAGCTATTTGGTTGCATTATACAGGACAACATGTACAGCGTTTTAATGACTTCGCAAATCATTTTTTAAGTGATGAATTCTTAAAGTATTGGATAGACACCGTAGATAAATGGATGCGTTTTAACGATATTAAAATTTAA
- a CDS encoding dihydroorotase family protein, whose translation MTTLLKSATIIDASSPYHKQTKDILITDGVITQIDNSITLKEPHEAVKLDNLHVSTGWFDTSVSFGEPGYEERETIKHGLLVAAKSGFTSVAVNANTNPIIDNKAAVEFLINKANGFATNLYPIAALTQQSKGIEMSEMYDMQQSGAIAFGDHKKPIENDNLLKIALLYTQNFNGLVLSFPKNNQIAGEGVANEGVNSTRLGLKGTPALAEEMQISRDLFLLEYTSGKLHIPTISTEKSTELIREAKKKGLDVTCSVAIHNLFLTDDELYGFDGNKKVDPPLRTSKDIKALLKGLKDGTIDIITSDHNPIDIEHKKVEFSTAKDGTIGLESAFGVLNSVLDLETISKCLSENPKNRFGIKNNSIQKSELANLTLFTPSFKYTFEKENIISTSKNSIFMNKELNGKVYGIYNNNQLILNS comes from the coding sequence ATGACAACGCTGCTAAAATCGGCAACAATAATTGATGCCTCTAGCCCTTACCACAAACAAACTAAAGATATTTTAATTACTGATGGAGTTATTACTCAAATTGATAATTCTATTACACTAAAGGAACCACACGAAGCTGTAAAACTAGATAACTTACATGTTTCTACTGGTTGGTTTGACACCAGTGTTTCTTTTGGAGAACCTGGTTATGAAGAGCGTGAAACAATTAAACATGGATTACTTGTAGCTGCAAAAAGTGGTTTTACTTCAGTTGCTGTTAATGCAAATACAAATCCGATAATTGATAACAAAGCTGCAGTTGAATTTTTAATTAATAAAGCTAATGGTTTTGCTACAAATTTATACCCTATAGCTGCTTTAACACAACAAAGTAAAGGTATTGAAATGTCTGAAATGTATGATATGCAACAATCTGGTGCTATTGCTTTTGGAGATCATAAAAAACCAATTGAAAACGATAACTTGTTAAAAATAGCTTTATTATATACTCAAAATTTTAATGGTCTCGTTTTAAGTTTTCCTAAGAACAATCAAATTGCGGGAGAAGGAGTTGCCAATGAAGGTGTAAATAGCACTAGACTTGGTTTAAAAGGTACTCCAGCTTTGGCTGAAGAAATGCAAATTTCCCGAGATTTATTTTTATTAGAATATACTTCTGGGAAATTACACATACCTACAATTTCAACCGAAAAATCAACAGAACTAATTAGAGAAGCTAAAAAGAAAGGTTTAGATGTTACTTGTAGTGTCGCTATTCATAATTTATTTTTAACAGATGATGAGTTGTATGGTTTTGATGGAAACAAGAAAGTAGATCCTCCCTTAAGAACTTCTAAAGACATAAAAGCTTTATTAAAGGGATTAAAAGACGGAACTATTGACATAATTACATCCGACCATAACCCTATAGACATAGAGCATAAAAAAGTAGAGTTTTCAACAGCCAAAGATGGTACTATTGGTTTAGAAAGTGCTTTTGGTGTTTTAAATTCTGTATTAGACTTAGAAACAATTAGTAAGTGTTTGAGTGAAAACCCTAAAAACAGATTTGGAATAAAAAATAATTCGATACAAAAATCGGAATTAGCAAACCTTACACTATTTACTCCATCTTTTAAATATACTTTTGAAAAAGAAAATATTATTTCAACCTCAAAAAACAGTATATTTATGAACAAAGAATTAAACGGAAAAGTGTACGGTATTTACAATAATAATCAATTAATTTTAAATTCATAG
- the bshC gene encoding bacillithiol biosynthesis cysteine-adding enzyme BshC, translated as MKVTHIPFKSTGFFSKTMIDYLEETTQLKPFYNNFPSLEGFKAQIKSKQKSYSKETRKTLVTILNKQYETIKTSEATQQNIADLLLENTFTVTTGHQLNLFTGPLYFLYKIISTINLCEELSNEFPNENFVPVYWMATEDHDFDEINYFNFKGKKVQWNSNQRGGVGRFSTSGLEDVLEVFSNHLGTSKNAKYLIQLFKEGYLKHTNLADATRYIANELFCEYGLVIIDADDRELKNELIPFIERELEEQISYKKVTETIADLGKEYKIQVNPRELNLFYLTDEIRERIVFEDEVYKVNNTAISWTYAELIKEVNEFSERFSPNVIMRPLYQEVILPNLCYIGGGGELAYWLQLKSYFEEVKVPFPILLLRNSVQLVSEKQERKLENLTISLEEIFVKQNSLLKSKVLETSKEKVDFTAQKEFLKQQFVDLRTLAEKTDISFIGAVNAQERKQIKGLDNLENRWLRAEKRRNQEFVDRIVLLQNEILPNQSLEERQRNFSEYYLEYGDTLIRGLKESLKPLQLEFTVLTL; from the coding sequence ATGAAAGTAACACATATACCTTTTAAAAGCACCGGTTTTTTCTCTAAAACAATGATAGATTATTTAGAAGAGACTACACAATTAAAACCTTTTTATAATAATTTTCCTTCGTTAGAAGGTTTTAAGGCCCAAATAAAAAGTAAACAGAAAAGTTATTCAAAAGAAACTAGAAAAACACTAGTTACTATTTTAAATAAGCAATACGAAACAATAAAAACATCTGAGGCTACACAGCAAAATATAGCTGACTTATTACTAGAAAATACATTTACAGTAACAACGGGACATCAATTAAATTTATTTACTGGACCACTATATTTTTTATATAAAATAATTTCAACTATTAATTTATGTGAAGAATTAAGTAACGAATTTCCAAATGAAAACTTTGTGCCTGTTTATTGGATGGCTACAGAAGATCATGATTTTGATGAAATAAATTACTTTAATTTTAAAGGAAAAAAAGTACAATGGAACTCTAATCAAAGAGGTGGTGTAGGGCGTTTCTCTACAAGCGGGTTAGAAGATGTTTTAGAAGTTTTTTCTAATCATTTAGGAACTTCAAAAAATGCTAAATATTTAATTCAACTTTTTAAAGAAGGTTATTTAAAGCATACTAATTTAGCTGATGCGACCAGGTATATTGCAAATGAGTTATTTTGTGAATATGGATTGGTAATTATTGATGCTGATGATAGGGAGTTAAAAAATGAATTAATTCCATTTATAGAAAGAGAATTAGAAGAACAAATATCATATAAAAAAGTAACAGAAACAATTGCCGATTTAGGGAAAGAATATAAAATTCAGGTAAACCCTAGAGAACTTAACCTATTTTACTTAACAGATGAAATTCGTGAACGTATTGTTTTTGAAGACGAAGTATATAAAGTAAATAATACAGCTATTTCTTGGACTTATGCTGAATTAATAAAGGAAGTTAATGAGTTTTCAGAGCGATTTTCACCAAATGTAATCATGCGTCCGTTATACCAAGAAGTTATTTTACCTAATCTTTGTTATATCGGTGGAGGAGGAGAGCTGGCGTATTGGTTACAATTAAAAAGTTATTTCGAAGAGGTTAAAGTTCCTTTTCCTATTTTGTTACTACGTAATTCTGTACAGTTAGTGTCAGAAAAACAAGAACGTAAATTAGAAAACTTAACTATTTCTTTAGAAGAAATTTTTGTTAAGCAAAACAGTTTGCTAAAAAGTAAAGTATTAGAAACATCTAAAGAAAAAGTAGATTTTACAGCTCAAAAAGAGTTTTTAAAACAGCAATTTGTTGATTTACGAACGTTAGCTGAAAAAACAGATATTTCATTTATAGGGGCAGTAAATGCGCAAGAAAGAAAGCAGATAAAGGGATTAGATAATTTAGAAAACCGCTGGTTACGAGCAGAGAAACGACGCAACCAAGAATTTGTTGACCGTATTGTGCTATTACAAAACGAAATATTACCAAATCAAAGTTTAGAAGAACGTCAGCGAAACTTTTCTGAATACTATTTAGAGTATGGAGATACTTTAATTAGAGGATTAAAAGAAAGTTTAAAACCATTACAATTAGAATTTACAGTATTGACACTTTAA